From the genome of Streptomyces sp. NBC_00659, one region includes:
- a CDS encoding LacI family DNA-binding transcriptional regulator encodes MAANRRPTLADVAREVGVSAKTVSRVLNEDGPASAQTREQVLAAVAKLGFQPNLMARNIRIGGPDTTIGLVIPDLANPFFGAVARAIEDTVRERGLTLLMGSSADDPERERALTDKFLARRVSILIVVPSVGADHSHLKSHRTAGLPVIFLDRPGVGLATDSIVSSNRAGAHDGVAHLIAHGHRRIGFVADLPVKLYTRRERLAGYRSALQEADIPDDRSLLANAHNQQGAKAATAQLLGLADPPTALFAGNNIMALGIVAELARSKRKDVAVVAFDDVSLAEALEPALTVVAQDAEELGRAAATTALTRLDGDRTRARTITVPTHLVVRGSGELPVAALQEL; translated from the coding sequence ATGGCAGCGAACCGCCGCCCCACCCTGGCCGACGTCGCCCGAGAAGTCGGCGTCAGCGCCAAGACGGTCTCCCGAGTCCTCAACGAGGACGGACCCGCCTCCGCGCAGACCAGGGAACAGGTACTCGCCGCAGTGGCCAAGCTCGGCTTCCAGCCGAACCTCATGGCCCGCAACATCCGCATCGGCGGCCCGGACACCACCATCGGCCTGGTCATTCCCGACCTCGCCAACCCCTTCTTCGGAGCCGTGGCCCGCGCCATCGAGGACACCGTCCGCGAACGCGGACTGACCCTCCTCATGGGCTCCTCCGCGGACGACCCCGAGCGCGAACGCGCCCTGACGGACAAGTTCCTCGCCCGCCGCGTCAGCATCCTGATCGTCGTACCGTCCGTCGGCGCCGACCACTCCCACCTCAAGTCCCACCGTACGGCGGGGCTGCCCGTGATCTTCCTGGACCGACCCGGAGTCGGCCTCGCCACCGACAGCATCGTCAGTTCCAACCGGGCCGGCGCCCACGACGGCGTCGCCCACCTCATCGCCCACGGACACCGGCGCATCGGCTTCGTCGCCGACCTGCCCGTGAAGCTGTACACCCGCCGTGAACGTCTGGCCGGCTACCGCTCGGCACTCCAGGAAGCCGACATCCCCGACGACCGCTCGCTCCTCGCCAACGCCCACAACCAGCAAGGAGCCAAGGCCGCGACCGCCCAACTCCTCGGCCTGGCCGATCCCCCCACAGCGCTGTTCGCCGGCAACAACATCATGGCGCTGGGCATCGTCGCCGAACTGGCCCGCAGCAAGCGCAAGGACGTCGCCGTCGTCGCCTTCGACGACGTCTCGCTCGCCGAGGCACTCGAGCCGGCCCTGACCGTCGTCGCCCAGGACGCGGAAGAACTCGGCAGGGCGGCCGCGACCACCGCGCTGACCCGACTCGACGGCGACCGCACCCGCGCCCGCACCATCACCGTCCCCACCCACCTGGTCGTCCGAGGCTCGGGCGAACTCCCTGTCGCTGCGTTGCAGGAACTGTGA
- a CDS encoding ATP-binding cassette domain-containing protein translates to MTVTSSPTPVLQARGLVKRYGQVTAIDGADFDLLPGEVLAVIGDNGAGKTSLIKALTGAVTPDAGEIRLNGEPITFSGPQSARAHGIETVYQDLAVAASMDIASNMFLGRELRRPGVLGSVFRMLDKKRMRQEAAEHMADLKIGLRSLTQSVETLSGGQRQAVAVARSVAWARSVVVMDEPTAALGVKESGQVLDLIRRVRDKGMPVVLISHNMPHVFEIADRIHVHRLGRRAAVIKPSDYSMAEVVAIMTGALTVDETGDTVVADSEAAKAAGVRAT, encoded by the coding sequence ATGACCGTCACCTCCTCCCCCACGCCCGTACTGCAGGCCCGTGGTCTGGTCAAGCGGTACGGCCAGGTCACCGCCATCGACGGCGCCGACTTCGACCTGCTCCCCGGTGAGGTCCTCGCCGTCATCGGCGACAACGGCGCCGGCAAGACCAGCCTGATCAAGGCCCTCACCGGCGCGGTGACCCCCGATGCGGGCGAGATACGACTCAACGGCGAGCCCATCACCTTCTCCGGCCCGCAGAGCGCACGCGCCCACGGCATCGAGACGGTCTATCAGGACCTCGCCGTGGCCGCCTCCATGGACATCGCCTCGAACATGTTCCTCGGGCGCGAGCTGCGCCGCCCCGGCGTCCTCGGCAGTGTCTTCCGCATGCTGGACAAGAAGCGCATGCGCCAGGAGGCCGCCGAGCACATGGCCGACCTGAAGATCGGCCTGCGCTCGCTGACGCAGTCGGTGGAGACGCTCTCCGGCGGACAGCGGCAGGCCGTCGCGGTCGCCCGTTCCGTCGCCTGGGCCCGCTCCGTCGTCGTCATGGACGAACCCACCGCAGCCCTCGGCGTCAAGGAGTCCGGCCAGGTCCTCGACCTCATCCGCCGGGTCCGCGACAAGGGCATGCCGGTCGTCCTGATCAGTCACAACATGCCCCACGTCTTCGAGATCGCCGACCGGATCCACGTCCACCGCCTCGGCCGGCGCGCTGCCGTGATCAAGCCCTCCGACTACTCCATGGCCGAGGTCGTCGCCATCATGACCGGCGCCCTCACCGTCGACGAAACCGGAGATACTGTCGTAGCGGATTCGGAGGCCGCGAAGGCCGCCGGAGTCCGGGCCACCTGA
- a CDS encoding ABC transporter permease, with product MTATPTPYSELKAPTTARRLLTAPTTGPLAALLLACAFFSFSTDQFLTGGNFSLIVQQVMVVGTLAIGQTLIILTAGIDLSCGAVMAFGSIVIAKMAAEGSLPPLLAVALGLVVCGGFGLLNGLLVQKIPLPPFIVTLGMLNVAFALTHIYSAEQTVTNLPGPLTALGETFPLGHTDITYGSLVTIALFLLLAYALSSTGWGRHVYALGNSAEAARLNGIRTSRLTIGIYTVAGLLYGIAALLLISRTGVGDPQAGQTDNLDSITAVVLGGTSLFGGRGSVLGTFIGVLIVGVFRNGLQLMGVASIYQTLITGVLVILAVTVDQLSRKKA from the coding sequence ATGACAGCCACGCCAACGCCCTACTCGGAGCTCAAAGCACCGACCACAGCCCGCAGACTGCTCACGGCGCCGACCACCGGACCCCTGGCCGCCCTCCTCCTGGCCTGCGCCTTCTTCTCCTTCTCGACCGACCAGTTCCTGACCGGCGGGAACTTCTCGCTGATCGTGCAGCAGGTCATGGTCGTGGGCACCCTCGCCATCGGGCAGACCCTGATCATCCTCACGGCGGGGATCGACCTGTCGTGCGGGGCCGTGATGGCGTTCGGCAGCATCGTGATCGCCAAGATGGCCGCCGAGGGCTCCCTGCCCCCGCTCCTCGCCGTCGCCCTGGGCCTGGTGGTCTGCGGCGGGTTCGGTCTGCTCAACGGGTTGCTGGTGCAGAAGATCCCGCTGCCGCCATTCATCGTCACCCTTGGCATGCTCAACGTGGCGTTCGCGCTGACCCACATCTACTCCGCGGAGCAGACGGTCACCAACCTGCCCGGCCCGCTGACGGCCCTCGGCGAGACCTTCCCGCTCGGCCACACCGACATCACCTACGGCTCCCTGGTCACCATCGCCCTGTTCCTGCTCCTCGCCTACGCGCTGAGCAGCACCGGCTGGGGGCGGCACGTCTACGCCCTGGGCAACAGCGCCGAGGCCGCCCGGCTCAACGGCATCCGCACCTCCCGCCTGACCATCGGCATCTACACCGTGGCCGGCCTGCTGTACGGCATCGCCGCCCTGCTGCTCATCTCCCGCACCGGAGTCGGCGACCCGCAGGCCGGGCAGACCGACAACCTCGACAGCATCACCGCTGTGGTCCTCGGCGGCACCAGCCTCTTCGGCGGACGCGGCTCGGTCCTGGGCACCTTCATCGGCGTCCTCATCGTCGGCGTGTTCCGCAACGGCCTCCAGCTGATGGGCGTCGCCTCCATCTACCAGACCCTGATCACCGGAGTCCTGGTGATCCTCGCGGTGACCGTCGACCAGCTCTCCCGGAAGAAGGCCTGA
- a CDS encoding sugar ABC transporter substrate-binding protein, whose amino-acid sequence MSRTTRLSSSLLRAAAVTGVAALTLAACGSGSGSTSSGSGSVKVGLITKTDTNPFFVKMKEGAEKAAKENGAQLSTAAGKFDGDNAGQVTAIENMVASGVKGILITPSDSKAIVPAIQKARAKGVLVIALDTPTDPQNAVDALFATDNLKAGELIGEYAKAAMKGKTAKIATLDLAPGVSVGVQRHNGFLTGFGIGEKNPAVVCSQDTGGDQAKGQTAMENCLQKAPGINVVYTINEPAALGAYTALKAKGREKDVLIVSVDGGCTGTQAVKDGKIAATSQQYPLKMAAEGVKAVVTYAKDGKKASGYTDTGVTLITDKAQDGATSKDTGYGLENCWG is encoded by the coding sequence GTGTCTCGCACCACTCGTCTGTCTTCCTCCCTCCTCAGAGCCGCCGCGGTCACCGGCGTTGCGGCCCTCACCCTGGCGGCCTGCGGGTCCGGCTCCGGCTCCACGAGCTCCGGCTCGGGCAGCGTTAAGGTCGGCCTGATCACCAAGACCGACACCAACCCGTTCTTCGTGAAGATGAAGGAGGGTGCGGAGAAGGCCGCCAAGGAGAACGGCGCCCAGTTGTCCACCGCGGCAGGCAAGTTCGACGGGGACAACGCCGGTCAGGTCACAGCCATCGAGAACATGGTCGCCTCCGGCGTGAAGGGCATCCTGATCACCCCGAGCGACTCCAAGGCGATCGTGCCCGCCATCCAGAAGGCCCGCGCCAAGGGCGTCCTGGTGATCGCCCTCGACACCCCGACCGACCCGCAAAACGCGGTCGACGCGCTCTTCGCCACCGACAACCTCAAGGCCGGCGAACTGATCGGCGAGTACGCCAAGGCCGCCATGAAGGGCAAGACGGCGAAGATAGCCACCCTCGACCTGGCGCCGGGTGTCTCCGTCGGAGTCCAGCGGCACAACGGCTTCCTGACGGGCTTCGGCATCGGCGAGAAGAACCCGGCCGTTGTCTGTTCCCAGGACACCGGTGGCGACCAGGCCAAGGGACAGACCGCGATGGAGAACTGCCTGCAGAAGGCACCCGGCATCAACGTCGTCTACACCATCAACGAACCGGCTGCCCTGGGCGCCTACACCGCGCTCAAGGCGAAGGGCCGGGAGAAGGACGTCCTGATCGTGTCCGTCGACGGCGGCTGCACTGGGACCCAGGCCGTCAAGGACGGCAAGATCGCCGCCACGTCCCAGCAGTACCCCCTGAAGATGGCCGCCGAGGGCGTCAAGGCCGTCGTGACGTACGCCAAGGACGGCAAGAAGGCATCCGGTTACACCGACACCGGCGTCACGCTGATCACCGACAAGGCGCAGGACGGGGCCACGTCGAAGGACACCGGCTACGGCCTGGAGAACTGCTGGGGCTGA
- a CDS encoding carbohydrate kinase family protein: protein MSPRQITVLGECVADAFAEPANASNELALRVLPGGGPANTAVALARLDTPARFLARLSGDVFGRLFRAHLEASGVDLSYAVAAAEPSTLAVAELDATGQAAFSFHAQNTADWQWTPGELARVDLSETACVHTGSLALVREPGGAAVEEFLAAAVPRATISIDPNVRPLLVRPEVYRARLAHWCALADILRLSEDDLELLLPGTPPEQACDIWHAAGVRLVVITLGADGALASLDGERLRVPAVATRVVDTVGAGDSFTAGLLHHLGARGLLGGRLADLGLDEVAEACRFGTRVAALTCSVAGPNPPWRNQLAQLAAAGGA, encoded by the coding sequence ATGAGCCCGCGTCAGATCACCGTTCTGGGAGAGTGCGTCGCGGACGCCTTCGCCGAACCGGCAAACGCCTCGAACGAGCTCGCCCTGCGGGTGCTGCCTGGCGGCGGACCCGCGAATACGGCGGTGGCCCTGGCCCGGCTGGACACGCCGGCCCGCTTCCTCGCACGCCTGTCCGGCGATGTGTTCGGCCGCCTGTTCCGCGCCCACCTGGAGGCGTCCGGCGTCGACCTGTCGTACGCCGTCGCCGCCGCCGAGCCCAGCACGCTGGCCGTGGCGGAGCTGGACGCCACCGGGCAGGCCGCGTTCTCGTTCCACGCGCAGAACACGGCCGACTGGCAGTGGACTCCAGGGGAACTGGCAAGGGTGGATCTGTCCGAAACAGCCTGTGTGCACACCGGGTCGCTGGCGCTGGTCCGTGAGCCCGGCGGAGCGGCGGTGGAGGAGTTCCTGGCGGCTGCTGTTCCGCGGGCCACCATCAGCATCGATCCCAACGTCCGGCCGCTGCTGGTGCGCCCCGAGGTCTACCGCGCCCGGCTGGCGCATTGGTGCGCTCTCGCCGACATCCTGCGGCTGAGCGAGGACGACCTGGAACTCCTCCTGCCGGGCACTCCGCCTGAGCAGGCGTGCGACATCTGGCATGCGGCGGGGGTACGGCTCGTCGTGATCACGCTCGGCGCCGACGGCGCCTTGGCCTCGCTCGACGGTGAACGGCTGCGGGTGCCCGCGGTGGCCACGCGGGTCGTCGACACGGTCGGCGCGGGGGACTCCTTCACCGCCGGCCTGCTGCACCACCTCGGCGCCCGCGGACTCCTCGGTGGCCGGCTGGCCGATCTCGGTCTCGACGAGGTCGCGGAAGCCTGCCGGTTCGGCACCCGGGTCGCGGCCCTGACCTGCTCGGTCGCCGGTCCCAATCCCCCGTGGCGGAACCAGTTGGCGCAGCTTGCGGCCGCCGGCGGCGCCTGA
- a CDS encoding putative quinol monooxygenase: MKKTLLAEFTAREGAQDEVARLIGDYTLKVREEEGNLAFDVYTKAAAPRAFWIFEVYRDEDAFQAHLNAPYGGPFNAALVRLIEEDASALTFLNPLATNP, encoded by the coding sequence GTGAAGAAAACCCTGCTCGCCGAGTTCACCGCCCGCGAGGGAGCACAGGACGAGGTCGCCCGTCTGATCGGCGACTACACCCTGAAGGTGCGCGAGGAAGAAGGCAACCTCGCCTTCGACGTCTACACCAAGGCAGCCGCCCCGCGCGCCTTCTGGATCTTCGAGGTGTACCGGGACGAGGACGCCTTCCAGGCGCACCTGAACGCCCCGTACGGCGGCCCTTTCAACGCCGCCCTCGTTCGGCTGATCGAAGAGGACGCCTCCGCGCTGACGTTCCTGAACCCGCTGGCCACGAATCCGTAA
- a CDS encoding substrate-binding domain-containing protein: MLNTGGDPELERKEIELLFQRQVDGVLHTSMYHRVVEYHRIVEVPEQLRSVPTVLLDARADDLSVPSVGPDEVQGGATAVRELLRHGYRRIGFINNVDDIPAIHGRLEGYRQALAEAGVTFGPRLVAAETASTASAYRAALTLLRAAERRTALFCFADRMAMGVHHAAAEPGLSIPADLSFIGFDNQELIFDGMFPGLTTVALPHYEMGARDVAQVLALTGTPDREPGPAAQEMLPCPLVARASVASPPRLVQSPVLWACRVIVSSGDGVCGRVASASAVVVRISPLPTPSAWAFCCAVPQGPGRSPPLSAWCGRRSSTGRHETWPREL, encoded by the coding sequence ATGCTGAACACCGGCGGAGACCCGGAGCTGGAGCGCAAGGAGATCGAACTCCTGTTCCAGCGCCAGGTCGACGGGGTGCTGCACACGTCCATGTACCACCGGGTCGTGGAGTACCACCGGATCGTGGAGGTGCCGGAGCAGTTGCGCTCGGTCCCCACGGTGCTGCTCGATGCACGCGCGGACGACCTGTCCGTACCGTCGGTGGGACCCGACGAGGTGCAGGGTGGGGCGACGGCGGTGCGTGAACTGCTCCGCCACGGTTACCGCCGGATCGGCTTCATCAACAACGTCGACGACATCCCGGCCATCCACGGACGCCTGGAGGGATACCGGCAGGCCCTCGCGGAAGCCGGCGTCACCTTCGGTCCCCGGCTGGTGGCGGCCGAGACCGCCTCGACTGCCAGCGCGTACCGGGCGGCGCTCACGCTGCTCCGGGCGGCGGAACGACGCACTGCGTTGTTCTGCTTCGCCGACCGGATGGCGATGGGCGTCCACCACGCCGCCGCCGAACCGGGGCTGTCGATCCCTGCCGACCTGTCGTTCATCGGGTTCGACAACCAGGAACTGATTTTCGACGGCATGTTCCCCGGGCTGACCACCGTCGCCCTGCCGCACTACGAGATGGGGGCGCGGGATGTCGCACAGGTGCTCGCGCTCACGGGCACACCGGACCGGGAACCCGGTCCGGCCGCTCAGGAAATGCTGCCCTGCCCGCTGGTGGCCCGGGCATCGGTCGCTTCGCCGCCCCGACTCGTGCAGTCGCCGGTGTTGTGGGCGTGCCGCGTGATCGTTTCCTCTGGTGACGGGGTGTGCGGGCGTGTAGCGTCTGCGTCAGCTGTCGTGGTTCGGATTTCCCCTTTGCCCACGCCTTCGGCGTGGGCGTTTTGCTGTGCTGTGCCGCAGGGACCAGGGCGATCACCTCCGCTTTCCGCATGGTGTGGGAGGCGTTCATCGACTGGAAGGCATGAGACATGGCCACGGGAACTGTGA
- a CDS encoding cold-shock protein — MATGTVKWFNAEKGFGFIAQDGGGPDVFAHYSAINSSGFRELQEGQIVTFDVTQGQKGPQAENINPA, encoded by the coding sequence ATGGCCACGGGAACTGTGAAGTGGTTCAACGCGGAGAAGGGCTTCGGATTCATCGCCCAGGACGGCGGCGGCCCGGATGTCTTCGCGCACTACTCGGCGATCAACTCCTCGGGCTTTCGTGAGCTTCAGGAGGGCCAGATCGTGACGTTCGACGTCACCCAGGGCCAGAAGGGTCCGCAGGCCGAGAACATCAACCCGGCCTGA
- a CDS encoding helix-turn-helix domain-containing protein: MTADDSFGRLDDDDYPAYTMGRAAALLGTTQGFLRALGEARLITPLRSAGGHRRYSRYQLRIAARARELVDNGTPIEAACRIIILEDQLEEAQRINAEHRRTAGPSGPPVS; encoded by the coding sequence GTGACAGCAGACGACTCGTTCGGCCGGCTCGATGACGACGACTACCCCGCCTACACCATGGGCCGGGCCGCAGCGTTGCTCGGCACCACCCAGGGCTTTCTCCGCGCCCTCGGCGAAGCCCGCCTCATCACCCCGCTCCGCTCAGCGGGCGGCCATCGACGCTACTCCCGCTACCAACTGCGCATCGCCGCCCGCGCCCGCGAACTCGTCGACAACGGCACCCCCATCGAGGCCGCCTGCCGCATCATCATCCTCGAAGACCAACTCGAAGAAGCCCAGCGCATCAACGCCGAACACCGCCGGACGGCCGGACCGTCCGGTCCGCCCGTGTCCTGA